From Candidatus Peregrinibacteria bacterium, a single genomic window includes:
- a CDS encoding S-layer homology domain-containing protein, producing MKKNYILYILIPVIVLLLGILLIQRTPKESLEYVAALTVDDCNGKSIGARCGGGILAETGKNGLIMAERDAGIFDWDTALKSCPQGWELPMGDELFNIYQNLRGSGADKDGYSSNNFCVASQGKCREDDPWFPYLYWSSQTRNEKYVHAINFRDGVPTDQLRGVNLSARCVKRTNVDSSRPNSLSINPSDSPRDWAAEYVEKLRQNKIIGAEEDFAGDQAIKRSEAVKILVLASKVDLRQSVLPFSDVSSENWYAVYLKTAYALKWISGYPDGTFRGENTLTRAESTKILMTAAGKRIDGVTTSPFPDVPSTHWSAPFISSAVNLGLVSGYGDGTFRPNDLITKNEFAKLAVVFFGL from the coding sequence ATGAAAAAAAATTACATTCTGTATATTCTCATTCCAGTCATTGTCCTCTTACTCGGAATACTTCTGATACAAAGAACCCCCAAAGAAAGTTTGGAGTACGTTGCCGCTCTCACCGTTGATGATTGCAACGGAAAAAGTATTGGAGCGAGATGCGGAGGTGGTATTCTTGCCGAGACAGGAAAGAATGGGCTCATTATGGCAGAGAGAGATGCAGGAATTTTTGATTGGGATACAGCGCTTAAAAGCTGCCCTCAGGGCTGGGAACTTCCGATGGGAGACGAGCTTTTTAATATATATCAGAATTTACGCGGCTCTGGAGCGGATAAAGATGGATATTCTTCCAATAATTTTTGTGTTGCGAGTCAGGGGAAGTGCAGAGAAGATGACCCATGGTTCCCTTATCTCTATTGGTCGAGCCAGACGAGAAATGAAAAATATGTACACGCCATAAATTTTCGAGATGGGGTTCCGACCGATCAATTGCGAGGAGTAAATCTCTCCGCTCGATGTGTTAAACGTACCAATGTTGATTCATCCAGACCAAATAGTTTGTCGATAAATCCCTCTGACTCGCCTCGTGATTGGGCAGCAGAATACGTAGAAAAGCTTCGCCAGAATAAGATTATTGGTGCAGAAGAAGATTTTGCTGGTGACCAAGCAATAAAAAGGTCAGAAGCGGTGAAAATTTTGGTTCTCGCTTCAAAAGTCGACTTGAGACAAAGTGTACTCCCCTTCTCTGATGTTTCGAGTGAAAATTGGTATGCTGTGTATTTGAAAACAGCGTATGCCCTCAAATGGATTTCCGGGTATCCCGATGGGACATTTCGTGGAGAAAATACACTCACACGGGCAGAGTCTACAAAAATTCTTATGACAGCGGCTGGAAAACGAATTGATGGAGTGACAACATCTCCATTTCCCGATGTTCCGAGTACACACTGGTCTGCTCCTTTTATTTCAAGTGCTGTGAATTTGGGACTTGTTTCTGGATACGGAGATGGAACGTTCCGTCCGAATGATCTCATTACCAAAAATGAATTCGCAAAACTTGCAGTAGTGTTTTTTGGCTTGTAG